A genome region from Schistocerca nitens isolate TAMUIC-IGC-003100 chromosome 4, iqSchNite1.1, whole genome shotgun sequence includes the following:
- the LOC126253076 gene encoding uncharacterized protein LOC126253076 isoform X2: MCSNGYSNQTMTVEEVNKYRSNHAITVKGNNVPHPSQFFEEGNFPEYIMQEIMKQGWSEPTAIQAQGWPIALSGRDLVGIAQTGSGKTLAYVLPATVHINNQKRLSRGDGPIVLILAPTRELAQQIQTVARDFGTSTLIRNTCIFGGAPKGPQARDLERGVEIVIATPGRLIDFLERGITNLRRCTYLVLDEADRMLDMGFEPQIRKIIEQIRPDRQVLMWSATWPKEVQALAEDFLTDYIQINIGSLTLAANHNIMQIIDVCQEHEKETKLSQLMREICSEKGNKTIIFVETKKKVDDITKSIRREGWPAISIHGDKSQPERDYVLTEFRNGKCPILVATDVAARGLDVEDVKYVINFDYPNTSEDYIHRIGRTGRCNLSGTAYAFFTPNNARQAKELIAVLEEANQPVNPKLIDLAALARTAFSGKGRNRWNTRSKDATGTGTQNVSRNISNNWQPMQNVNDQEYRHSSVPRYISNGNLKNNSESGYRNANGYMQQQQHQQQPQQQQPQQQNGYSQSGFAHQNGYGQQNMYTPQSYSPQNGRPYNNQTGRNGYQQGQRIKRNNAQSYGPATGGNQAAAQGMYAVPPPFMMQAGAADANLQSILGHKFFQSTRPPPQANPCAYQNMATNPFGQYHQPMPYAYSYSQPAAVQQ; this comes from the exons gaagCAAGGATGGTCAGAGCCTACAGCAATTCAAGCCCAGGGGTGGCCTATTGCACTAAGTGGCCGTGATTTGGTTGGAATAGCCCAGACTGGATCAGGGAAGACTCTTGCT taTGTCCTGCCAGCCACAGTACACATCAACAACCAGAAAAGGTTGTCTCGTGGTGATGGTCCTATTGTCCTTATTCTTGCTCCTACACGAGAATTGGCCCAGCAGATACAGACAGTGGCCAGAGATTTTGGGACATCAACGTTGATCCGTAATACTTGCATCTTTGGAGGAGCCCCAAAGGGACCACAA GCTCGTGATCTGGAGAGAGGAGTGGAGATAGTGATTGCCACACCTGGTCGTCTCATAGACTTTCTGGAGAGGGGAATTACAAACTTGCGGCGTTGTACGTACTTAGTGCTTGATGAAGCAGATCGCATGTTAGACATGGGATTTGAACCACAGATTCGAAAAATAATTGAACAGATCAGACCAGATCGCCAGGTATTGATGTGGTCAGCTACATGGCCTAAAGAGGTGCAGGCATTAGCAGAAGACTTCCTTACAGATTATATACAGATAAATATTGGTTCATTGACACTTGCTGCCAACCATAACATTATGCAGATTATTGACGTTTGCCAGGAGCATGAAAAGGAAACGAA ACTGTCACAGCTGATGAGAGAGATATGTTCTGAGAAGGGGAATAAAACGATAATCTTCGTTGAGACAAAGAAGAAGGTTGATGACATAACTAAATCCATTCGAAGAGAAGG GTGGCCAGCAATCAGTATTCATGGAGACAAGTCACAGCCTGAAAGAGATTATGTGTTAACAG AGTTCAGGAATGGGAAGTGTCCCATTCTAGTTGCCACTGATGTTGCAGCCAGAGGTCTGG ATGTTGAAGATGTGAAGTATGTCATCAATTTTGACTATCCTAACACTTCAGAGGACTACATACACCGTATTGGAAGAACTGGTCGTTGTAACCTGAGTGGGACAGCATATGCATTTTTTACACCAAACAATGCACGCCAGGCGAAAGAACTTATTGCTGTTTTGGAGGAAGCCAATCAGCCAGTCAACCCAAAACTGATTGATTTAGCAGCATTAGCTAGAACTGCTTTTAGTGGAAAGG GACGCAATCGTTGGAACACGCGTAGCAAGGATGCAACTGGCACTGGTACACAAAATGTATCAAGAAACATATCAAACAACTGGCAGCCGATGCAGAATGTCAATGATCAAGAATATCGTCATTCCTCTGTGCCGAGATATATCTCAAATGGAAATCTCAAAAATAATTCTGAATCTGGCTATAGAAACGCCAATGGATATatgcaacagcagcagcaccaacagcaaccacagcagcagcagccgcaacaGCAGAATGGTTACAGTCAGTCAGGGTTTGCCCATCAGAACGGATATGGCCAGCAGAATATGTACACACCACAGAGTTACAGTCCACAGAATGGAAGACCATATAATAACCAGACTGGGAGAAATGGTTACCAGCAGGGCCAAAGAATAAAGAGAAACAATGCTCAGTCTTATGGTCCAGCAACTGGTGGAAATCAGGCTGCAGCCCAAGGAATGTATGCTGTACCACCACCATTTATGATGCAGGCTGGTGCAGCAGATGCTAACTTACAGAGCATATTAGGCCACAAGTTCTTCCAGTCAACAAGGCCACCTCCACAGGCCAATCCATGTGCTTACCAAAACATGGCAACAAATCCATTTGGCCAATACCACCAGCCAATGCCATATGCATACAGCTACAGCCAGCCTGCAGCTGTTCAACAGTAA